The Sphingomonas sp. LY54 genome includes a region encoding these proteins:
- the cysD gene encoding sulfate adenylyltransferase subunit CysD: MTARSLTHIEQLEAESIHILREVVAEAERPVMLYSIGKDSAVMLHLARKAFYPAPPPFPLLHVDTTWKFRDMYALRDRVAADSGMELIVYRNPEAEARGINPFDHGSLHTDLWKTEGLKQALDLYGFDAAFGGARRDEEKSRAKERVFSFRSASHRWDPKNQRPELWNLYNARKAKGESIRVFPLSNWTELDIWHYIHAEAIPIVPLYLAAPRPTVVRDGLILMVDDDRFPLQPGEEVVERPIRFRTLGCYPLTGAVESEAATLPEVIREMLVATTSERQGRAIDKDGSASMERKKQEGYF, encoded by the coding sequence ATGACCGCGCGTTCCCTCACCCATATCGAGCAGCTCGAGGCCGAGAGCATCCACATCCTGCGCGAGGTGGTGGCCGAGGCCGAGCGGCCGGTGATGCTCTATTCGATCGGCAAGGACAGCGCGGTGATGCTCCATCTCGCGCGCAAGGCTTTCTATCCCGCGCCCCCGCCTTTTCCCCTGCTCCACGTCGATACGACCTGGAAGTTTCGGGACATGTACGCGCTGCGCGACCGCGTCGCCGCCGACAGCGGGATGGAGCTGATCGTCTATCGCAACCCCGAGGCCGAGGCGCGCGGCATCAATCCGTTCGACCATGGCAGCCTCCACACCGATCTGTGGAAGACCGAGGGGCTGAAGCAGGCGCTCGATCTCTACGGCTTCGACGCCGCGTTCGGCGGCGCGCGCCGCGACGAGGAGAAGAGCCGCGCCAAGGAGCGCGTGTTCAGCTTCCGCTCGGCCAGCCACCGCTGGGACCCGAAGAACCAGCGGCCCGAGCTCTGGAATCTCTACAATGCCCGCAAGGCCAAGGGCGAGAGCATCCGCGTGTTCCCGCTCTCCAACTGGACCGAGCTCGATATCTGGCACTACATCCATGCCGAGGCGATCCCGATCGTGCCGCTCTACCTCGCCGCCCCGCGGCCGACGGTCGTGCGCGATGGCCTCATCCTGATGGTCGACGACGACCGCTTCCCCCTCCAGCCCGGCGAAGAGGTGGTCGAGCGCCCGATCCGCTTCCGCACTTTGGGCTGCTATCCGCTGACCGGCGCGGTCGAAAGCGAAGCTGCGACCCTGCCCGAAGTGATCCGGGAAATGCTGGTCGCCACCACCTCCGAACGCCAGGGCCGCGCCATCGACAAGGACGGCAGCGCCTCCATGGAACGCAAGAAACAGGAAGGCTATTTCTAG
- a CDS encoding PLP-dependent transferase yields MTGRKPDTIVNAVRATAAQCGVVPPLYHSDTYRWLDSDTKPDYDYSRTVNPNRDVLAETLAELEGAAGGAVTNSGQSAALLAMLLLPGDALVVAPHDCYGGTYRLIKGLEEQGRLRSLFVDLGDRAARAKAMAAKPALVWIETPSNPLLRVTDIAAIAAEAHAVGALVIADNTLATPVRQRPLALGCDLVMHSTTKALNGHCDLFGGALLAKDPALVERILWWSNAAGLNGSAQDSAQILRGLRTLTLRVDRQEQSAGRIASWLAAHPQIEAVHYPGLATHPDHGLAARQQSGPGFMISFRVKGGDAGTAAFLAALELVTLASSLGGFASLICKPATMTHRGMPPEAQAAAGIHGDLLRLSVGLEDADDLLADLARGFAAAG; encoded by the coding sequence ATGACTGGCCGCAAGCCCGACACCATCGTCAACGCCGTCCGCGCGACCGCAGCGCAGTGCGGCGTCGTGCCGCCGCTCTACCATTCCGACACCTATCGCTGGCTCGATTCCGACACCAAGCCGGATTATGATTATTCGCGCACGGTCAATCCGAACCGGGACGTGCTGGCCGAGACGCTGGCCGAGCTCGAAGGCGCGGCGGGCGGGGCGGTGACGAACAGCGGTCAATCCGCGGCCTTGCTCGCCATGCTTCTGCTACCGGGCGACGCGCTCGTCGTCGCGCCGCACGATTGCTACGGCGGCACCTACCGGCTGATCAAGGGACTGGAAGAGCAGGGACGGCTGCGCAGCCTTTTCGTCGATCTCGGCGACCGGGCGGCCCGCGCCAAGGCCATGGCCGCGAAGCCGGCCTTGGTGTGGATCGAGACCCCGAGCAATCCCCTGCTCCGGGTCACCGACATCGCCGCCATCGCCGCCGAGGCGCATGCGGTGGGCGCGCTGGTGATCGCCGACAACACGCTGGCGACGCCGGTGCGGCAGCGGCCGCTCGCGCTCGGCTGCGACCTCGTCATGCATTCGACCACCAAGGCTTTGAACGGCCATTGCGACCTGTTCGGCGGCGCCTTGCTGGCGAAGGATCCGGCGCTGGTCGAGCGGATTCTCTGGTGGTCCAACGCCGCCGGCCTCAACGGATCGGCGCAGGATTCGGCGCAGATCTTGCGCGGCCTGCGCACGCTCACTTTGCGCGTCGACCGGCAGGAGCAGAGCGCGGGGCGGATCGCGTCCTGGCTCGCCGCCCACCCCCAAATCGAGGCGGTCCATTATCCCGGCCTTGCCACGCATCCCGACCACGGCCTCGCGGCGCGCCAGCAGAGCGGTCCGGGGTTCATGATCAGCTTCCGCGTCAAGGGCGGCGACGCGGGCACCGCCGCCTTCCTCGCCGCCTTGGAGCTGGTCACGCTCGCTTCGTCGCTCGGCGGTTTCGCGAGCCTGATCTGCAAGCCAGCCACGATGACCCACCGCGGCATGCCGCCCGAGGCGCAGGCGGCGGCCGGCATCCACGGCGACTTGCTGCGCCTTTCGGTCGGGCTGGAAGACGCCGACGACCTCCTCGCCGACCTCGCCCGCGGTTTCGCCGCCGCCGGCTAA
- a CDS encoding alpha/beta fold hydrolase: protein MLMERVRTAPCTEIEVSLPADLRHLGAPTRATLAGNPDGPVIVVLGGISGNRFVCHDGEGGAGWWPGFVGPGCAVDPARHRVLGLDFAADAAGRIAPSTEEQARILCAALDAFGLDRADAIVGASYGGMVALSLAQHCPDRVGRLVVISAPAQPHPAATAIRELQRRVVGLGLATGQGREALSIARGMAMLTYRTQEEFAERFIGGLPDCDPLGPSEPGAYLHARGSAFHAVMPPERFLSLSASIDRHKVDAAGIDCPVLLIGATTDLLVPPEQMEDLADALPDAELHLFDCLYGHDMFLKEPAMIGALAAPFLEAE from the coding sequence ATGCTGATGGAACGTGTCCGCACCGCCCCGTGCACCGAGATCGAGGTGTCGCTGCCGGCCGATCTCCGCCACCTCGGCGCGCCGACCCGCGCGACCCTCGCCGGCAATCCGGACGGGCCGGTGATCGTCGTGCTCGGCGGCATCTCCGGCAATCGCTTCGTCTGCCATGATGGAGAAGGCGGCGCGGGCTGGTGGCCCGGCTTCGTCGGCCCCGGCTGCGCGGTCGACCCCGCGCGGCACCGCGTGCTCGGGCTCGACTTCGCCGCCGACGCGGCCGGGCGGATCGCGCCCTCGACCGAGGAGCAGGCGCGCATCCTCTGCGCCGCGCTCGACGCATTCGGCCTCGATCGCGCCGACGCGATCGTCGGCGCCTCCTATGGCGGCATGGTCGCCCTGAGTCTCGCCCAGCACTGCCCCGATCGGGTTGGGCGCCTCGTCGTCATTTCCGCGCCCGCGCAGCCGCATCCGGCCGCGACCGCGATCCGCGAATTGCAGCGCCGGGTCGTCGGCCTCGGGCTCGCCACCGGCCAGGGACGCGAGGCGCTGTCGATCGCCCGCGGCATGGCGATGCTGACCTATCGCACGCAGGAGGAATTCGCCGAGCGCTTCATTGGCGGCCTGCCCGATTGCGATCCGCTCGGCCCGTCCGAGCCCGGCGCCTACCTCCACGCCCGCGGCAGCGCCTTCCATGCGGTGATGCCGCCCGAACGATTCCTCAGCCTCTCCGCCTCGATCGACCGCCACAAGGTCGATGCGGCCGGAATCGACTGCCCGGTGCTGCTGATCGGCGCCACCACCGACCTGCTCGTCCCGCCCGAGCAGATGGAGGACCTCGCCGATGCGCTCCCCGATGCCGAACTGCATCTGTTCGATTGCCTCTACGGTCACGACATGTTCCTGAAGGAGCCCGCGATGATCGGCGCCCTCGCCGCTCCGTTCCTGGAGGCAGAATGA